A single region of the Aeromicrobium chenweiae genome encodes:
- a CDS encoding aspartate aminotransferase family protein, with product MDTEDYERLQKAGKRHLWMHFSRHGAYDDDHDIPVIVKGDGMHIWDAKGRKYLDGLAGLFVVQAGHGREELAQAAARQAAELPFFPIWTFAHPNAIMLAERIASYAPGDLNRVFFTTGGGEAVETAWKAAKQYFKLTGKPLKTKVISRQVAYHGTPHGALSITGIPALKQMFEPLVPSTVHVPNTNFYRAPEHGDDLEAFGRWAADRIEDAILAEGPDTVAAVFLEPVQNAGGCFPPPPGYFQRVREICDRHDVLLVSDEVICAFGRLGEMFGATKFGYQPDMITCAKGLTSGYSPLGAMIASDRIMEPFLEGHNSFAHGYTFGGHPVSTAVAMANLDIFEREDLNGHVLRNEGAFRGTLEKLLDLDIVGDVRGDGFFYGIELVKDKATKETFDEEESEKLLRGFLTKALFDNGLYCRADDRGDPVIQLAPPLIADQSHFDEMEQVLRSVLSEAQNLL from the coding sequence ATGGACACCGAGGACTACGAGCGGCTGCAAAAGGCCGGCAAGCGGCACCTGTGGATGCACTTCTCCCGCCACGGCGCGTACGACGACGACCACGACATCCCGGTCATCGTCAAGGGCGACGGGATGCACATCTGGGACGCCAAGGGACGCAAGTACCTCGACGGCCTCGCCGGGCTGTTCGTGGTGCAGGCCGGTCACGGGCGCGAGGAGCTGGCGCAGGCCGCGGCCCGGCAGGCGGCCGAGCTGCCGTTCTTCCCGATCTGGACCTTCGCCCACCCGAACGCGATCATGCTCGCCGAGCGCATCGCGTCGTACGCCCCGGGCGACCTCAACCGGGTGTTCTTCACGACCGGCGGCGGCGAGGCCGTCGAGACCGCCTGGAAGGCTGCCAAGCAGTACTTCAAGCTGACCGGCAAGCCGCTCAAGACCAAGGTCATCAGCCGCCAGGTGGCGTACCACGGCACCCCGCACGGCGCCCTGTCCATCACCGGCATCCCCGCGCTCAAGCAGATGTTCGAGCCCCTCGTGCCCTCGACGGTGCACGTGCCGAACACGAACTTCTACCGCGCGCCCGAGCACGGCGACGACCTCGAGGCGTTCGGTCGCTGGGCAGCCGACCGCATCGAGGACGCGATCCTCGCCGAGGGCCCCGACACCGTCGCGGCGGTGTTCCTCGAGCCGGTGCAGAACGCCGGCGGCTGCTTCCCGCCGCCGCCGGGGTACTTCCAGCGGGTCCGCGAGATCTGCGACCGCCACGACGTCCTGCTGGTCTCGGACGAGGTCATCTGCGCGTTCGGCCGGCTCGGCGAGATGTTCGGGGCGACGAAGTTCGGCTACCAGCCCGACATGATCACCTGCGCGAAGGGCCTGACGTCCGGCTACTCGCCGCTCGGCGCGATGATCGCCTCGGACCGCATCATGGAGCCGTTCCTCGAGGGCCACAACTCCTTCGCGCACGGCTACACCTTCGGCGGCCACCCGGTCTCGACCGCGGTCGCGATGGCGAACCTCGACATCTTCGAGCGCGAGGACCTCAACGGCCACGTGCTGCGCAACGAGGGCGCGTTCCGCGGGACGCTGGAGAAGCTGCTCGACCTCGACATCGTCGGCGACGTCCGCGGTGACGGGTTCTTCTACGGCATCGAGCTGGTCAAGGACAAGGCCACCAAGGAGACCTTCGACGAGGAGGAGTCCGAGAAGCTGCTGCGCGGCTTCCTGACCAAGGCACTGTTCGACAACGGCCTGTACTGCCGGGCCGACGACCGCGGCGACCCGGTCATCCAGCTCGCCCCGCCGCTGATCGCCGACCAGTCCCACTTCGACGAGATGGAGCAGGTCCTCCGCAGCGTCCTCTCCGAGGCCCAGAACCTGCTCTGA
- a CDS encoding Lrp/AsnC family transcriptional regulator, translating into MTDRKSPPLDETAKRIIELLQDDGRLSYSAIAKEVGLSEAAVRHRVQKLIEGGVMQVVAVTDPLQMGFARQAMIGIKVSGNVREVAAELATMHQLDYIVVTTGRFDILAELVAESDDELLDIVSEQISSLERVVTTETFVYLRLEKQTYAWGVR; encoded by the coding sequence ATGACCGACCGCAAGTCGCCGCCGCTGGACGAGACCGCGAAGCGCATCATCGAGCTGCTCCAGGACGACGGCCGCCTGTCCTACTCGGCGATCGCCAAGGAGGTGGGCCTGTCCGAGGCGGCGGTGCGCCACCGCGTGCAGAAGCTGATCGAGGGCGGGGTCATGCAGGTGGTCGCGGTGACCGATCCGCTGCAGATGGGGTTCGCCCGCCAGGCGATGATCGGCATCAAGGTCAGCGGCAACGTGCGCGAGGTCGCCGCCGAGCTCGCCACGATGCACCAGCTCGACTACATCGTGGTGACCACGGGACGGTTCGACATCCTCGCCGAGCTGGTCGCCGAGAGCGACGACGAGCTGCTGGACATCGTGTCCGAGCAGATCAGCTCGCTCGAGCGGGTCGTCACGACCGAGACGTTCGTCTACCTGCGCCTGGAGAAGCAGACGTACGCGTGGGGCGTCCGCTAG
- a CDS encoding AMP-binding protein, whose translation MESLIFRVLDAQVIHGRADETAISDERGTTSFAQLLHESASLGAGLHHMGIEVGTRVVVDLPARRDLVVAVLALARIGAVPADTADFRLVGSPPVLHAPATEVTWEVLDRAGRVEPHPAPASDPDGYEDLMRAAYGEILATLEAGGTIA comes from the coding sequence ATGGAGAGCCTGATCTTCCGCGTCCTTGACGCCCAGGTGATCCACGGACGGGCCGACGAGACCGCGATCAGCGACGAGCGGGGCACCACGTCGTTCGCACAGCTGCTCCACGAGTCCGCGTCCCTCGGCGCGGGCCTGCACCACATGGGCATCGAGGTCGGCACCCGCGTGGTCGTCGACCTGCCGGCACGCCGCGACCTGGTCGTGGCCGTGCTCGCCCTGGCCCGCATCGGTGCCGTCCCGGCGGACACCGCGGACTTCCGCTTGGTGGGCAGCCCGCCGGTGCTCCACGCGCCGGCGACCGAGGTGACCTGGGAGGTGCTGGACCGGGCCGGACGGGTGGAGCCTCACCCGGCGCCCGCGTCCGACCCCGACGGGTACGAGGACCTCATGCGCGCGGCGTACGGCGAGATTCTCGCGACGCTCGAGGCGGGCGGGACGATCGCCTAG
- a CDS encoding ABC transporter permease yields MNGLRRAKRWMGDHLVLGLGLLVLVYTFVPIAVVVLMSFNDSSRSRNVYKFQEFTTEHWFHPGSWAPGMADSVWLSIRIALFATAVATLLGTLAAFALVRHRFAGRSSANLIIFLPMASPEIVMGSSLLALFVSAGFGGQLGFWTILIAHIMFCLSFVIVTVKARLSGLDANLEQAAMDLYATEAQTFWRVTFPLVLPGIVGAALLSFSLSFDDFIITNLNAGQSVTFPMFVWGANQRGVPMEVNVIGTAMFLISIAIVLVAETTRRRQAKALAR; encoded by the coding sequence GTGAACGGCCTGCGTCGTGCGAAGCGGTGGATGGGGGACCACCTCGTCCTCGGGCTCGGCCTGCTGGTGCTGGTCTACACGTTCGTGCCGATCGCCGTCGTGGTGCTGATGAGCTTCAACGACAGCAGCCGCTCGCGCAACGTCTACAAGTTCCAGGAGTTCACCACCGAGCACTGGTTCCACCCGGGCAGCTGGGCGCCCGGCATGGCGGACTCGGTGTGGCTGAGCATCCGGATCGCGTTGTTCGCGACCGCGGTCGCCACGCTGCTGGGCACGCTCGCGGCGTTCGCGCTGGTCCGTCACCGCTTCGCCGGCCGGTCCTCGGCCAACCTCATCATCTTCCTGCCGATGGCCTCGCCCGAGATCGTCATGGGCTCGTCGCTGCTCGCGCTGTTCGTGTCGGCGGGCTTCGGCGGTCAGCTCGGGTTCTGGACGATCCTCATCGCCCACATCATGTTCTGCCTGTCGTTCGTCATCGTGACGGTCAAGGCGCGGCTGAGCGGCCTGGACGCCAACCTCGAGCAGGCGGCGATGGACCTGTACGCCACGGAGGCGCAGACCTTCTGGCGGGTGACCTTCCCGCTCGTGCTCCCCGGCATCGTCGGCGCCGCCCTGCTGAGCTTCTCGTTGTCGTTCGACGACTTCATCATCACGAACCTCAACGCGGGCCAGTCGGTGACGTTCCCGATGTTCGTCTGGGGCGCCAACCAGCGCGGCGTCCCGATGGAGGTGAACGTGATCGGCACCGCGATGTTCCTGATCTCGATCGCGATCGTCCTCGTCGCCGAGACGACCCGCCGCCGCCAGGCCAAGGCCCTCGCCCGCTGA
- a CDS encoding ABC transporter permease, with protein sequence MTSTAGVAPANPHDIAPLPQPQRGRRLTGYWLILPAAIWLGLFFVVPFYSLVSASLYDPDGSVLTGYDMTWHVANFAEAIGQYKVQIGRSLVYAGTATLLCLVLGYVLAYAIAFKAGRWKNLMLVLVIAPFFTSFLLRTLSWKLILADDGWVVGVAQALHLTNVLNLIGLTSTDDRLLATPFAVIAGLTYNFLPFMVLPLYASLEKVDIRLIEASSDLYASPIRGFFKVTFPLSLPGVVAGTLLTFIPAAGDYINAELLGNPNTRMVGNVIQGLFNTQLDYATAGALSVTLMVIIIAAVLVYVRTAGTEELV encoded by the coding sequence GTGACCTCGACCGCCGGCGTCGCGCCTGCCAACCCCCATGACATCGCGCCCCTGCCGCAGCCGCAGCGGGGCCGCCGGCTGACCGGCTACTGGTTGATCCTGCCGGCGGCGATCTGGCTCGGGCTGTTCTTCGTCGTCCCGTTCTACTCGCTCGTCTCGGCGAGCCTCTACGACCCCGACGGCTCGGTGCTGACCGGCTACGACATGACCTGGCACGTCGCCAACTTCGCCGAGGCCATCGGCCAGTACAAGGTGCAGATCGGCCGTTCCCTGGTCTACGCGGGCACCGCGACGCTGCTCTGCCTCGTGCTCGGCTACGTGCTCGCGTACGCCATCGCGTTCAAGGCGGGGCGGTGGAAGAACCTCATGCTGGTGCTGGTCATCGCGCCGTTCTTCACCTCGTTCCTGCTGCGGACCCTGTCGTGGAAGCTGATCCTGGCCGACGACGGCTGGGTGGTCGGCGTCGCGCAGGCCCTGCACCTGACCAACGTGCTCAACCTGATCGGCCTGACCAGCACCGACGACCGGCTGCTGGCCACCCCCTTCGCGGTCATCGCCGGGCTGACCTACAACTTCCTGCCGTTCATGGTGCTGCCGCTCTACGCGAGCCTGGAGAAGGTCGACATCCGCCTGATCGAGGCGTCCAGCGACCTGTACGCGTCGCCGATCCGCGGGTTCTTCAAGGTCACGTTCCCGCTCTCGCTGCCGGGTGTCGTCGCGGGCACGCTGCTGACGTTCATCCCGGCGGCGGGCGACTACATCAACGCCGAGCTGCTGGGGAACCCGAACACCCGCATGGTCGGCAACGTGATCCAGGGCCTGTTCAACACCCAGCTCGACTACGCCACCGCCGGCGCGCTGTCGGTGACGTTGATGGTGATCATCATCGCGGCGGTCCTCGTCTACGTCCGCACGGCCGGGACGGAGGAGCTGGTGTGA
- a CDS encoding enoyl-CoA hydratase has protein sequence MIASTRDEDVVVIELQREDRRNALNLELCHAIRQAADEAVDGGARALVITGKGSAFCSGADLGGVYGTDFLDALYGMLHHLAQLPVPIIAAVNGPAIGAGTQLAMACDLRVVDDKAKFAVPVARNGMAVDAWTIRTLAQLAGTGRARRLMLAGESLDRKEALDCGLADAHGGLKYAIAWAHEIASLAPLTIAHNKRVLNDLYEDEAAVEKGFHAVWESADVQEAAQARLEKRAPTFEGR, from the coding sequence ATGATCGCCAGCACCCGCGACGAGGACGTCGTCGTCATCGAGCTGCAGCGAGAGGATCGCCGCAACGCGCTGAACCTCGAGCTCTGCCACGCCATCCGCCAGGCCGCGGACGAGGCCGTCGACGGCGGCGCCCGTGCCCTCGTCATCACGGGGAAGGGCTCGGCGTTCTGCTCCGGCGCCGACCTGGGCGGCGTCTACGGCACGGACTTCCTCGACGCGCTCTACGGGATGCTGCACCACCTCGCGCAGCTCCCCGTACCGATCATCGCGGCCGTCAACGGACCGGCCATCGGCGCCGGCACACAGCTCGCGATGGCCTGCGACCTGCGGGTCGTGGACGACAAGGCGAAGTTCGCGGTCCCGGTGGCCCGCAACGGCATGGCGGTCGACGCGTGGACCATCCGTACGCTCGCGCAGCTCGCCGGCACGGGGCGGGCCCGCCGGTTGATGCTGGCGGGGGAGTCGCTGGACCGCAAGGAGGCCCTCGACTGCGGGCTGGCCGACGCGCACGGCGGCCTGAAGTACGCGATCGCCTGGGCGCACGAGATCGCCTCGCTCGCACCGCTGACGATCGCGCACAACAAGCGCGTGCTCAACGACCTCTACGAGGACGAGGCCGCGGTCGAGAAGGGCTTCCACGCCGTCTGGGAGAGCGCCGACGTGCAGGAGGCCGCCCAGGCCCGGCTCGAGAAGCGCGCACCGACGTTCGAGGGGCGATGA
- a CDS encoding ABC transporter ATP-binding protein: MSQVHEQRASSGRHTSDAPDATPAPSRDLRLSQLTKEYATFTAVKSLDLVVPQGSFFALLGPSGCGKTTTLRMVAGLETPTSGTIHLGETEVTYEKPYKRPVNTVFQNYALFPHLSIADNVAFGLKRRGVKDVKQQVADMLELVELTSQSHKKPAQLSGGQQQRVALARALINKPEVLLLDEPLGALDLKLRRGMQLELKRIQTEVGLTFVHVTHDQEEAMTMADTIAVMNQGVIEQMGAPTELYENPRTTFVANFLGQSNLIGAEIDGREGDHVKVRMPGGTASVRGDRAHSDSGKGWLGIRPEKVLIAPSGEPIDVPGSVFEGGHITEISFVGVSMQYTVMMPWGQEILAFEQNTGARGMLPVGTRVDVSWRPEYAFLLDASQDAKAGIEED; this comes from the coding sequence ATGTCACAGGTGCATGAGCAGCGGGCCTCCTCCGGCAGGCACACCTCGGACGCCCCGGACGCGACGCCGGCTCCGTCGCGCGACCTGCGGCTGTCACAGCTGACCAAGGAGTACGCGACCTTCACGGCGGTCAAGTCCCTCGACCTGGTGGTGCCGCAGGGCTCGTTCTTCGCCCTGCTCGGCCCGTCCGGGTGCGGCAAGACCACGACCCTGCGCATGGTGGCGGGTCTGGAGACGCCGACGTCGGGCACGATCCACCTGGGCGAGACCGAGGTGACGTACGAGAAGCCGTACAAGCGGCCGGTCAACACCGTCTTCCAGAACTACGCCCTGTTCCCGCACCTGTCGATCGCGGACAACGTCGCGTTCGGGCTCAAGCGTCGCGGCGTCAAGGACGTCAAGCAGCAGGTCGCCGACATGCTCGAGCTCGTCGAGCTCACCTCGCAGTCGCACAAGAAGCCGGCCCAGCTCTCGGGGGGTCAGCAGCAGCGTGTGGCACTGGCGAGGGCACTCATCAACAAGCCGGAGGTGCTGCTGCTGGACGAACCGCTCGGCGCGCTCGACCTGAAGCTGCGGCGCGGGATGCAACTCGAGCTCAAGCGCATCCAGACCGAGGTCGGCCTGACGTTCGTCCACGTGACGCACGACCAGGAGGAGGCCATGACGATGGCCGACACCATCGCGGTGATGAACCAGGGGGTGATCGAGCAGATGGGTGCGCCGACCGAGCTGTACGAGAACCCGCGCACGACGTTCGTCGCCAACTTCCTCGGCCAGTCCAACCTGATCGGCGCGGAGATCGACGGGCGAGAAGGTGACCACGTCAAGGTCCGGATGCCCGGGGGGACCGCCTCGGTGCGGGGGGACCGGGCGCACTCAGACTCGGGCAAGGGCTGGCTCGGCATCCGGCCGGAGAAGGTGCTGATCGCGCCGTCCGGCGAGCCGATCGACGTCCCCGGCAGCGTGTTCGAGGGCGGCCACATCACGGAGATCAGCTTCGTGGGGGTCAGCATGCAGTACACCGTCATGATGCCGTGGGGCCAGGAGATCCTCGCCTTCGAGCAGAACACGGGGGCCCGGGGGATGCTGCCGGTCGGCACCCGGGTCGACGTCTCGTGGCGTCCCGAGTACGCGTTCCTGCTCGACGCCAGCCAGGACGCCAAGGCCGGGATCGAGGAGGACTGA
- a CDS encoding YdeI/OmpD-associated family protein, whose product MVSFDDKPVLDLTLAEWEAYLEGAPSDDGVRLKLRKKTSSAPGITWSEALDVALCHGWIDGQTKRLDDDYMLQSFTPRRRNSPWSQINVEHVARLTAEGRMRPGGEAEIERARADGRWDAAYRVKGATAPPDLQAALDADPAAAAYIASLTKADRFRIYFRLSSIKTPAVRAARIADVVEKAARGEQHYR is encoded by the coding sequence ATGGTGAGCTTTGACGACAAGCCGGTCCTCGACCTCACCCTCGCCGAGTGGGAGGCCTATCTCGAGGGTGCCCCGAGCGACGACGGAGTGCGGCTCAAGCTGCGCAAGAAGACGTCGTCGGCACCGGGGATCACGTGGTCGGAGGCGCTCGACGTCGCGCTGTGCCACGGTTGGATCGACGGGCAGACCAAGCGGCTCGACGACGACTACATGCTGCAGTCGTTCACGCCCCGCCGCCGCAACAGCCCGTGGTCGCAGATCAACGTCGAGCACGTCGCCAGGCTGACCGCGGAGGGCCGCATGCGCCCCGGTGGCGAGGCGGAGATCGAGCGCGCCCGGGCCGACGGCCGCTGGGACGCGGCCTACCGGGTCAAGGGCGCCACCGCGCCGCCGGACCTCCAGGCGGCGCTCGACGCGGACCCGGCCGCGGCAGCGTACATCGCGTCGCTGACCAAGGCGGACCGGTTCCGCATCTACTTCCGCCTGTCGAGCATCAAGACGCCGGCCGTCCGGGCCGCGCGCATCGCCGACGTCGTCGAGAAGGCCGCCCGCGGCGAGCAGCACTACCGCTGA
- a CDS encoding polyamine ABC transporter substrate-binding protein: MAGVDRRTVLKGVGGAAALGLSGVALKYGFNTPDREQDPASCSAADVSDKDKRLVFSNWPEYIDEDDKDYVSTKTQFEKDTGIKVSYTADVNDNNEFFAKVSNQLGSCSSSKRDLFALTDWMAARMIQVGWIQKLDASKVPNLHANILDSLKSPEWDPKREYSAPWQSGLTGIAYNKAKVGEIKSFKELLTRKDLRGRISLLTEMRDTMAFLLLINGADPEKFDDDEWQDALDLLKKARSDGQVRSFTGNSYVQDLAAGNILACEAWSGDIANAGDENLVWIPPEEGIIIWADNMLVPNLATHQGNAEAWIDYYYQPEVAAKLADYNSYICPVKGAQEAMEKVNPDNVENELIFPTSQTLDKTHRFMALDEATMRTYEGDFADVTGA, encoded by the coding sequence ATGGCGGGTGTGGACCGACGGACGGTGCTCAAGGGCGTGGGCGGTGCGGCCGCGCTCGGCCTGAGCGGCGTGGCCCTGAAGTACGGGTTCAACACCCCCGACCGCGAGCAGGATCCGGCGAGCTGCAGCGCCGCGGACGTCTCGGACAAGGACAAGCGCCTCGTCTTCTCTAACTGGCCCGAGTACATCGACGAGGACGACAAGGACTACGTCTCGACCAAGACCCAGTTCGAGAAGGACACCGGCATCAAGGTCTCCTACACCGCGGACGTCAACGACAACAACGAGTTCTTCGCGAAGGTCTCGAACCAGCTGGGCTCGTGCAGCTCGTCCAAGCGCGACCTGTTCGCGCTGACCGACTGGATGGCCGCCCGCATGATCCAGGTCGGCTGGATCCAGAAGCTGGACGCGTCGAAGGTCCCGAACCTCCACGCCAACATCCTGGACTCGTTGAAGTCGCCGGAGTGGGACCCCAAGCGCGAGTACTCCGCACCGTGGCAGAGCGGCCTGACCGGCATCGCGTACAACAAGGCCAAGGTCGGCGAGATCAAGTCGTTCAAGGAGCTGCTGACCCGCAAGGACCTCCGGGGGCGCATCTCCCTGCTGACCGAGATGCGCGACACGATGGCGTTCCTGCTGCTCATCAACGGCGCGGATCCCGAGAAGTTCGACGACGACGAGTGGCAGGACGCGCTCGACCTGCTCAAGAAGGCCCGCAGCGACGGCCAGGTGCGCTCGTTCACCGGCAACTCGTACGTGCAGGACCTCGCGGCGGGCAACATCCTGGCGTGCGAGGCGTGGTCCGGTGACATCGCCAACGCCGGTGACGAGAACCTGGTCTGGATCCCTCCCGAGGAGGGGATCATCATCTGGGCCGACAACATGCTGGTGCCCAACCTCGCGACCCACCAGGGCAACGCCGAGGCGTGGATCGACTACTACTACCAGCCCGAGGTGGCCGCGAAGCTCGCCGACTACAACTCGTACATCTGCCCCGTCAAGGGCGCGCAGGAGGCGATGGAGAAGGTCAATCCCGACAACGTCGAGAACGAACTGATCTTCCCGACCTCGCAGACGCTGGACAAGACCCACCGCTTCATGGCGCTCGACGAGGCCACGATGCGTACCTACGAAGGAGACTTTGCCGATGTCACAGGTGCATGA